The Bacillota bacterium sequence CTATATCATCCAGCGGTGGGAGCAGGGGTGCCGCAACGCCCGGGAGATCTATCGGGAACTGCGCTGCATGGGGTATCCCGGGGGGCCGCTCCCGGGTCGCCGAGGTAGTGACCGCCCTGCGCCGGTCGGCGGGCGTCTCGAAGGACGCGTGTCCCCAGATGCGCCCGATGACCGCCCGGCAGCTCTGCAGCTTGTTCTGGAAAGGTCCCGCCCGTCGGTCGGAAGACGAGGTCGCTTTTCTGACGTCTCTGGCCCGCTTCGACGGGCAGTATGCCAGGGTCTGG is a genomic window containing:
- a CDS encoding transposase; the protein is ISSSGGSRGAATPGRSIGNCAAWGIPGGRSRVAEVVTALRRSAGVSKDACPQMRPMTARQLCSLFWKGPARRSEDEVAFLTSLARFDGQYARVWSLAEPFARMVRERRADTLAAWIDAVKQDTVRPLMGFAHRLEQDFPAVYEALRLPWSNGLTEGWIHKLKALKRMMYGRAGLALLRHRLLCGT